From Bradyrhizobium symbiodeficiens, the proteins below share one genomic window:
- a CDS encoding nuclear transport factor 2 family protein yields MSQHHQPSTLAALGRTWVEAWNARDLERVLTLYDEDAVMTSDRIPMMGFDASGTVRGKAALRSYWGKALGLIPNLHFTVIELFVSPDSVVVFYENERGKRICEYLRVNEAGLIVQGSANHLPH; encoded by the coding sequence GTGTCACAGCACCATCAGCCATCAACGCTTGCCGCGCTGGGCCGGACCTGGGTCGAGGCCTGGAATGCGCGCGATCTCGAGCGCGTGCTGACGCTTTACGACGAGGACGCCGTGATGACGTCCGACCGCATCCCCATGATGGGGTTCGATGCCAGCGGCACCGTGCGCGGCAAGGCGGCGTTGCGGTCCTATTGGGGCAAGGCGCTCGGGCTGATCCCGAACCTGCATTTCACGGTGATCGAATTGTTCGTCAGCCCGGACAGCGTGGTCGTGTTCTACGAGAACGAGCGGGGCAAGCGGATCTGCGAATATCTGCGGGTGAACGAGGCCGGGCTGATCGTGCAGGGCTCGGCGAACCATCTGCCGCACTGA
- the guaA gene encoding glutamine-hydrolyzing GMP synthase: MTAAQHDRSASTPSVASAHDKILIVDFGSQVTQLIARRVREDGVYCEIVPFNKAEAAFNEMKPKAVILSGGPESVHEEGSPRAPQLIFASGVPVLGICYGQMTMAEQLGGTVEGGHHREFGRADVEVKAPSKLFEDVWSPGGKNHVWMSHGDRITKMPPGFSVAGTSPNAPFAIIQDETRKYYGLMFHPEVVHTPDGAKLIRNFVRKIAGLSGDWTMRAFREEEIAKIRAQVGKGKVLCGLSGGVDSAVAAVLIHEAIGDQLTCVFVDHGMLRLDEAKTVVDLFRHHYNIPLVHVDASKQFLGELEGVTDPEVKRKTIGRLFIEVFEAEAKKIGGADFLAQGTLYPDVIESVSFTGGPSVTIKSHHNVGGLPERMNMKLVEPLRELFKDEVRKLGRELGLPEIFVGRHPFPGPGLAIRCPGEITKDKLDILRKADAVYIDQIRKHGLYDDIWQAFAVLLPVKTVGVMGDGRTYDFVVGLRAVTSTDGMTADFYQFDMKFLGETATRIINEVKGVNRVVYDVTSKPPGTIEWE; encoded by the coding sequence ATGACAGCAGCACAGCACGACCGCTCCGCGTCGACGCCCTCCGTGGCCTCGGCGCATGACAAGATTCTCATCGTCGACTTCGGCAGCCAGGTGACGCAGCTGATCGCGCGCCGCGTGCGCGAGGACGGCGTCTATTGCGAGATCGTCCCGTTCAACAAGGCCGAAGCCGCCTTCAACGAGATGAAGCCGAAAGCGGTGATCCTCTCCGGCGGGCCGGAGTCGGTGCATGAGGAAGGCTCCCCGCGCGCGCCGCAGCTGATCTTCGCCTCCGGCGTGCCCGTGCTCGGCATCTGCTACGGCCAGATGACCATGGCGGAGCAGCTCGGCGGCACCGTCGAAGGCGGCCATCACCGCGAATTCGGCCGCGCCGATGTCGAGGTCAAGGCGCCGAGCAAGCTGTTCGAGGACGTCTGGTCGCCGGGCGGCAAGAACCACGTCTGGATGAGCCATGGCGACCGCATCACCAAGATGCCGCCGGGCTTCTCGGTGGCCGGCACCTCGCCGAACGCGCCGTTCGCGATCATCCAGGACGAGACGCGCAAATATTACGGCCTGATGTTCCACCCCGAAGTGGTGCACACGCCCGACGGCGCCAAGCTGATCCGCAATTTCGTCCGCAAGATCGCAGGTCTCTCCGGTGACTGGACCATGCGTGCCTTCCGCGAGGAGGAGATCGCCAAGATCCGCGCCCAGGTCGGCAAGGGCAAGGTGCTCTGCGGCCTCTCCGGCGGCGTCGATTCAGCCGTCGCGGCCGTCTTGATCCACGAAGCGATCGGCGACCAGCTCACCTGCGTGTTCGTCGATCACGGCATGCTCCGTCTCGACGAAGCCAAGACGGTGGTCGACCTGTTCCGCCACCACTACAACATCCCGCTCGTGCACGTGGATGCTTCCAAGCAGTTTCTCGGCGAGCTCGAAGGCGTCACCGACCCGGAAGTGAAGCGCAAGACCATCGGCCGCCTCTTCATCGAGGTGTTCGAGGCCGAGGCCAAGAAGATCGGCGGCGCCGACTTCCTGGCGCAGGGCACGCTCTATCCCGATGTGATCGAGAGCGTCTCCTTCACCGGTGGCCCCTCCGTCACCATCAAGTCGCACCACAATGTCGGCGGTCTGCCCGAGCGCATGAACATGAAGCTCGTCGAGCCCTTGCGCGAGCTGTTCAAGGACGAGGTGCGCAAGTTAGGCCGCGAGCTCGGCCTGCCCGAAATCTTCGTCGGCCGCCACCCGTTCCCGGGCCCCGGCCTCGCCATCCGCTGCCCCGGCGAGATCACCAAGGACAAGCTCGACATCCTGCGCAAGGCCGACGCCGTCTACATCGACCAGATCCGCAAGCACGGCCTCTACGACGACATCTGGCAGGCTTTCGCCGTGCTGCTCCCGGTGAAGACGGTCGGCGTCATGGGCGACGGCCGCACGTATGACTTCGTGGTCGGCCTGCGCGCGGTGACGTCAACCGACGGCATGACCGCGGACTTCTATCAGTTCGACATGAAGTTCCTGGGCGAGACGGCGACGCGCATCATCAACGAGGTGAAGGGCGTGAACCGGGTGGTGTATGATGTGACGAGCAAGCCGCCGGGGACGATTGAGTGGGAGTAG
- a CDS encoding caspase family protein codes for MPRLNALVIGNAKYDHGSNLKNPTNDADDIAKALADGGFSVAKLINATFKEMKKGLKEFGRSCDDGGAVSIFFFAGHGVEVDGINYLIARDTEADDKTDVEAGALSLNEVIGRMEPKDGSTRTSIIILDACRDNPFERKWRGKPRGLAPVYAPRGTLVAYATSPGQLSGDGAGRNGQYTEALLKHIEEPDLPVEAMFKRVRNTLGAATNQKQISWEHTSLAGEFYFHLSTAASIENYSATAIKDKLFTLDDGKRSHRVIRALKSQNWYTQNPALESVTGQELNGASADSLFVLGRNILQAASGSANAAINWIANFRDRTVDMKPAKRKALLDGILFEIFFDSNGELRKEPKANCFNEVFELEQYSELKDSFDFIAGALADQANKMFSLPGKGQVVTADVKIGHGNIVKGVFVGGKNYLKEEDDPLELEGLQGKVIYRSRDIERFEDDLVKQMVVPRRLLKIVYDKPLKSLGTVKLPYGARVFRPD; via the coding sequence ATGCCCCGTCTCAACGCGCTCGTCATCGGCAATGCAAAGTATGATCACGGCTCCAATCTCAAAAATCCCACCAACGACGCTGATGATATTGCCAAAGCGCTTGCTGACGGGGGCTTTAGCGTCGCTAAGTTAATAAACGCCACTTTTAAGGAGATGAAGAAAGGGTTGAAGGAGTTCGGCAGGTCCTGTGACGATGGCGGGGCAGTATCGATTTTCTTTTTCGCCGGCCATGGCGTTGAGGTCGATGGTATCAACTACCTGATTGCTCGGGATACTGAGGCTGACGACAAGACAGATGTGGAAGCAGGTGCCCTTTCACTGAATGAGGTGATAGGTCGAATGGAGCCTAAGGATGGCTCTACGCGCACAAGCATAATTATTCTCGATGCATGCCGGGACAATCCCTTCGAACGCAAGTGGAGAGGAAAGCCACGTGGTTTGGCGCCGGTTTACGCGCCGCGCGGGACGCTTGTAGCTTACGCAACCTCTCCGGGCCAGCTATCGGGGGACGGTGCCGGCCGCAATGGCCAGTATACGGAAGCTTTGCTGAAACATATTGAAGAACCGGATCTGCCAGTAGAGGCGATGTTTAAGCGGGTGCGTAACACGCTGGGTGCTGCGACCAATCAGAAGCAAATCTCGTGGGAGCATACATCTCTAGCTGGTGAGTTTTATTTTCATCTCAGTACTGCTGCGAGCATCGAAAATTACAGTGCCACCGCAATCAAGGATAAGCTCTTCACCTTGGACGACGGCAAACGATCACATAGGGTCATCCGTGCGCTAAAGAGCCAGAATTGGTATACTCAAAACCCGGCCCTGGAAAGCGTGACGGGCCAAGAGCTCAATGGCGCATCTGCCGATAGTCTCTTCGTGTTGGGCCGAAACATTCTGCAAGCGGCAAGTGGCTCAGCCAACGCGGCAATCAACTGGATAGCGAATTTTAGGGATCGCACAGTCGATATGAAACCGGCTAAGCGGAAAGCTCTCTTGGACGGCATTCTTTTTGAGATATTCTTCGATTCCAACGGCGAACTGAGGAAGGAGCCTAAAGCAAACTGCTTCAACGAAGTGTTCGAGCTGGAACAATACAGCGAGCTAAAGGATAGCTTCGATTTTATTGCGGGCGCGCTAGCCGACCAGGCAAATAAGATGTTTTCGTTGCCCGGAAAGGGGCAGGTTGTGACTGCCGACGTGAAAATTGGGCACGGCAACATCGTCAAAGGTGTCTTCGTCGGAGGTAAAAATTATCTCAAGGAAGAGGACGACCCGCTCGAACTTGAGGGCCTGCAGGGCAAGGTGATTTACCGTAGCCGTGATATCGAGCGATTTGAGGATGATCTAGTCAAGCAGATGGTGGTGCCTAGGCGATTGCTTAAAATCGTATATGACAAGCCGCTAAAATCACTAGGCACGGTCAAGTTGCCGTATGGCGCGCGGGTCTTTCGCCCAGATTAG
- a CDS encoding serine hydrolase domain-containing protein, with protein MSAAPNEPAASTDPETLGWMRGFPPSPDRLITFQNGSFRNFPELRWAWSNIRQLVPTVNVWRGAGPASPLPRAEQDIGAVASTTMDGRPMTFAGMLEETYTDGIAVLHRGRLIYERYFGALKPHKPHIGMSVTKSFTGVLAGILVSEGKIDPQALVTDYVPELKASAFGDARVHEVMDMTTGLAYTEVYTDKNSDVWGLRRANGMAPIPPDYDGPTNIFDFLIAQKKQGDHGKAFAYKTVNTDVLAWICRRVSGLTLAELLSERIWQPMGAEEDAHYHVDRIGTESGGGGLSTTLRDLARFGETMRNHGRFNGRQIVPSQVVEDIACGGDPEKFKPAGYTTLPGASYRNQWWVSHNAHGAYMARGVYGQGIYIDPNAEMVIARYASHPMAGNAANDPVTLPAYMALAKALMAGG; from the coding sequence ATGTCCGCCGCGCCCAATGAGCCCGCCGCCTCAACCGACCCCGAAACCCTCGGCTGGATGCGCGGCTTCCCGCCATCGCCCGATCGCCTCATCACCTTCCAGAACGGCTCGTTCCGCAACTTCCCCGAACTCCGCTGGGCCTGGAGCAATATCCGCCAGCTCGTGCCGACGGTGAATGTCTGGCGCGGAGCAGGGCCGGCCTCGCCGCTGCCGCGCGCGGAGCAGGACATCGGCGCGGTCGCGTCGACCACGATGGATGGGCGTCCCATGACCTTCGCAGGCATGCTGGAGGAGACCTACACCGACGGCATCGCCGTGCTGCATCGGGGCAGGCTGATCTACGAGCGCTATTTCGGCGCCTTGAAGCCGCACAAGCCGCATATCGGCATGTCCGTGACGAAGTCGTTCACCGGCGTGCTCGCCGGCATTCTGGTCAGCGAGGGCAAGATCGATCCGCAGGCGTTGGTCACGGATTATGTGCCGGAGTTGAAGGCGAGCGCGTTCGGCGACGCGCGCGTGCACGAGGTCATGGATATGACCACGGGGCTCGCCTACACCGAGGTCTATACCGACAAGAATTCGGATGTGTGGGGCCTGCGGCGCGCCAACGGCATGGCGCCGATCCCGCCGGATTATGACGGCCCGACCAACATCTTCGATTTCCTGATCGCGCAGAAGAAGCAGGGCGATCACGGCAAGGCCTTTGCCTACAAGACCGTCAACACCGACGTGCTCGCGTGGATCTGCCGGCGCGTCAGCGGCCTGACGCTGGCGGAGCTCTTGTCGGAGCGGATCTGGCAACCGATGGGGGCCGAGGAGGACGCGCATTATCACGTCGATCGCATCGGCACCGAAAGCGGCGGCGGCGGGCTCTCCACAACACTGCGCGATCTCGCCCGCTTCGGCGAGACCATGCGCAATCACGGCCGCTTCAACGGCCGCCAGATCGTGCCGTCGCAAGTGGTCGAAGACATCGCGTGCGGAGGTGACCCCGAAAAGTTCAAGCCCGCCGGCTACACCACGCTGCCCGGCGCCTCCTATCGCAATCAATGGTGGGTCAGCCACAACGCGCACGGCGCCTATATGGCGCGCGGCGTCTACGGCCAGGGCATCTACATCGATCCCAACGCCGAGATGGTGATCGCGCGCTACGCCTCGCATCCCATGGCCGGCAACGCCGCCAACGATCCCGTGACGCTGCCGGCCTACATGGCGCTGGCGAAGGCGCTGATGGCGGGCGGGTAG
- a CDS encoding cupin domain-containing protein — MKVRKFAVSDASFERSPGQDGDIFAANVIDQRHGGPITIGFGRYAPNQKLDEKLGVDDVMLVLEGKLSVTSAGSTVTAGAGEIVYMPKGETVTIRSHEQGAVTAYVTYPHWQEAGDGSS, encoded by the coding sequence ATGAAAGTTCGCAAATTTGCCGTCTCCGACGCATCGTTCGAACGCTCGCCTGGACAGGACGGCGACATCTTCGCCGCCAATGTGATCGACCAGCGTCACGGCGGGCCGATCACCATCGGCTTCGGCCGCTATGCGCCGAACCAGAAGCTGGACGAAAAGCTCGGCGTCGACGACGTCATGCTCGTGCTGGAAGGAAAGCTCTCTGTCACCAGCGCCGGCAGCACCGTCACGGCAGGTGCCGGCGAGATCGTCTACATGCCGAAGGGCGAGACGGTCACCATCCGCTCGCACGAGCAGGGTGCCGTCACCGCCTATGTCACCTATCCGCATTGGCAGGAGGCGGGCGACGGCTCCAGCTAG
- a CDS encoding SRPBCC family protein: MQIDVARVLGLVARSVRNFEKNGKPASAVTLTRLYDTSVDDLWDAVTSRERIPRWFAAVEGDLLLGGRYQVKGNAGGTITACTPPTHFAATWEFGGAISWIDVTLAAERQQARLTLEHTAIIEDHWNQFGPGAVGVGWDLALAGLDRYVATGASVDHETAEAWMGSPEGKDFMTTSGESWCAAHVASGVDPDEAKQRSDRTIAFYRGEMPPDIAHPGTGS, translated from the coding sequence ATGCAGATCGACGTCGCCAGAGTCCTGGGCCTCGTTGCGCGCTCGGTGCGCAATTTCGAGAAGAACGGAAAACCCGCGAGCGCAGTGACATTGACGCGGCTCTACGACACCAGCGTCGACGATCTCTGGGACGCCGTGACCAGCAGGGAACGCATTCCGCGCTGGTTTGCGGCAGTCGAGGGCGACCTCCTGCTCGGCGGACGTTACCAGGTCAAGGGCAATGCCGGCGGCACGATCACGGCCTGCACGCCGCCGACCCATTTTGCAGCGACCTGGGAATTCGGCGGCGCGATCAGCTGGATCGACGTCACGCTGGCGGCCGAACGACAGCAGGCGCGCTTGACGCTCGAGCACACCGCGATCATCGAGGATCATTGGAATCAGTTCGGCCCGGGAGCCGTGGGCGTCGGTTGGGACCTCGCGCTCGCGGGACTGGATCGCTATGTTGCGACGGGGGCATCGGTCGACCATGAGACGGCCGAGGCGTGGATGGGCTCGCCGGAGGGCAAGGACTTCATGACGACCAGCGGCGAGTCCTGGTGCGCTGCGCACGTCGCCAGCGGGGTCGATCCCGACGAGGCGAAGCAGCGCTCCGACCGGACCATCGCGTTCTATCGCGGCGAGATGCCGCCCGATATCGCACATCCCGGCACAGGAAGCTGA
- a CDS encoding ArsR/SmtB family transcription factor → MQIFEVLADPVRRRILELLGQSEMASGEVVEMIGAEFGITQAAVSQHLKVLRESGFANVRAEAQRRLYSVDVAGLRAVDAWIGQFRNFWEPKLDALATEIARGKRERRNAPITKRGGKRA, encoded by the coding sequence ATGCAAATTTTCGAGGTCCTCGCCGATCCCGTGCGCCGCCGCATCCTCGAGTTGCTGGGCCAAAGCGAAATGGCGTCCGGTGAGGTCGTCGAAATGATCGGGGCCGAGTTCGGGATCACCCAGGCGGCGGTTTCGCAGCACCTCAAGGTGCTGCGCGAGAGCGGCTTTGCCAACGTCCGCGCGGAGGCGCAACGGCGGCTCTATTCGGTCGACGTCGCCGGGCTTCGCGCGGTGGATGCGTGGATCGGTCAGTTCCGGAATTTCTGGGAGCCGAAGTTGGATGCGCTGGCAACCGAGATCGCGCGCGGCAAGCGCGAGCGTCGCAACGCGCCGATCACCAAGCGGGGCGGGAAGAGGGCGTGA
- a CDS encoding thioredoxin family protein: MKDIKVLGPGCARCKTTEEMVKAEAAKLGIEVAVEKITDYEAIAKFGVISTPGIVIDGKVVHAGGLPKTDDLQRWLQA, from the coding sequence ATGAAAGACATCAAGGTGCTCGGCCCGGGCTGCGCCCGCTGCAAGACGACCGAAGAGATGGTCAAGGCCGAGGCGGCGAAGCTCGGCATCGAGGTGGCCGTCGAGAAGATCACCGACTACGAGGCGATCGCCAAATTCGGCGTCATCTCGACCCCTGGCATCGTCATCGACGGCAAGGTCGTCCATGCCGGTGGCCTGCCCAAGACGGATGACCTTCAGCGCTGGCTCCAGGCGTGA
- a CDS encoding permease yields the protein MTTQALGFRRSPVAWIGGIAVAIVAWFAIYRQLEDFSRAAVARMPIPQGSALASSIEFFLYDTPKVLMLLALVVFTMGVVRTFFSPEHTRAMLAGKREGLGNIAAAGLGVFTPFCSCSAVPLFVGFVSAGVPLGVTFSFLIAAPMINEVALGLLFALVGWRVALTYLAFGLAVAIVSGWVIGRLHLEGWLEEWVRDVRAGDIDLQPDQTSWVDRFEAGWNAVKEIVGKVWYWIIAGIAAGAFIHGYVPAELLSWIMGADAWWSVPAAVALGIPMYSNAAGIIPVVEALLGKGMALGTVLAFMMSVIALSLPEMIILRKVLSLKLIAVFVAVVACGILAVGFLFNALFS from the coding sequence ATGACCACCCAGGCACTCGGGTTCAGGCGTTCTCCGGTTGCATGGATCGGCGGCATCGCCGTCGCGATCGTCGCATGGTTCGCGATTTACCGACAACTCGAGGATTTTTCGCGAGCGGCGGTTGCGCGAATGCCGATCCCCCAGGGCAGCGCGCTCGCCTCCTCGATCGAGTTCTTCCTCTACGACACGCCCAAGGTGCTGATGCTGCTGGCCCTCGTGGTCTTTACCATGGGGGTGGTGCGAACCTTCTTTTCACCGGAGCACACGCGCGCGATGTTGGCGGGCAAACGCGAAGGGCTGGGTAACATCGCCGCAGCCGGCCTCGGCGTGTTCACGCCGTTCTGTTCCTGCTCGGCGGTGCCGCTGTTCGTCGGTTTCGTCTCGGCAGGTGTTCCGCTGGGCGTGACCTTCTCCTTCCTCATTGCCGCTCCCATGATCAACGAGGTCGCACTCGGACTGTTGTTCGCACTCGTCGGGTGGCGCGTTGCCCTCACCTATCTGGCCTTCGGACTTGCCGTTGCCATCGTCTCAGGCTGGGTCATAGGCCGCCTGCATCTCGAAGGCTGGCTGGAGGAATGGGTCCGCGACGTGCGCGCGGGAGATATCGATCTCCAGCCCGACCAGACGAGCTGGGTCGATCGGTTCGAGGCCGGCTGGAATGCCGTCAAGGAGATCGTCGGCAAAGTCTGGTACTGGATCATCGCCGGGATCGCAGCCGGCGCCTTCATCCACGGCTACGTGCCCGCCGAGTTACTATCGTGGATCATGGGTGCCGACGCGTGGTGGTCCGTGCCGGCCGCGGTCGCCCTCGGCATCCCCATGTATTCCAATGCAGCAGGCATCATCCCGGTGGTCGAGGCCTTGCTGGGCAAAGGCATGGCGCTCGGTACCGTCCTTGCCTTCATGATGTCGGTGATCGCGCTGTCGCTTCCCGAAATGATCATCCTGCGCAAGGTGCTGAGCCTGAAGCTGATCGCGGTGTTTGTCGCCGTCGTCGCCTGCGGAATCCTTGCGGTCGGATTTCTCTTCAACGCCCTGTTTTCCTGA
- a CDS encoding peptide deformylase gives MTIRPIIRYPDRRLAMPARPVTAFDDSLRELAADLLDTMRAAPGIGITAPHIGVPLRLVVLELDAKDGPLTYVNPVIEWTSPEMILQREGSVSMPGVNDEVQRHARVRISYQDLDGNMRSEESEALRAVCHQHEIDQLDGMFWIQRLSRLKRERLVKKFEKMARNA, from the coding sequence ATGACCATCCGCCCCATCATCCGTTACCCCGACCGCAGGCTCGCGATGCCGGCCCGTCCGGTCACCGCATTCGACGACAGCTTGCGCGAGCTCGCGGCGGACCTGCTCGACACCATGCGCGCAGCGCCCGGCATCGGCATCACCGCGCCGCATATCGGTGTGCCCTTGCGGCTCGTCGTGCTCGAGCTCGACGCCAAGGATGGCCCCCTCACCTACGTCAATCCGGTCATCGAATGGACATCACCCGAGATGATCCTCCAGCGCGAGGGCAGCGTCTCGATGCCGGGCGTCAACGACGAAGTCCAGCGCCATGCGCGCGTGAGGATCAGCTATCAGGATCTCGACGGCAACATGCGAAGCGAGGAATCGGAGGCCTTGCGCGCCGTATGCCACCAGCACGAGATCGACCAGCTCGACGGCATGTTCTGGATCCAGCGGTTATCGCGGCTGAAGCGCGAGCGGCTGGTGAAGAAGTTCGAGAAGATGGCGCGGAACGCGTAA
- a CDS encoding LysR family transcriptional regulator: protein MKDPRFAEHLAIYVDVVRGGSFSSAARHRGVTPSAIVRQIDALEHSVGVPLLVRSTRALAMTDAGERLFERAQRLLEDLADTHAEIAAFDGAIAGVLRLACFPTFGKRYVIPTLEAVMRDHPGLTVELDLTERLADPVLERLDAVIRIGELADSTLIATKLASQNRLLVATPAYLDQHGMPTEAKDLTGHRLIDKLHGADLLGWTDVLGHPAGAASGPQAVFRCDDFEAMRLAALAGVGIALLADWVVGTDVRAGSLTRIPLDGERWNEAKAGVYLLRALAQPSAKLTVLTAALRDAIGSPPVWASFRRQ from the coding sequence ATGAAAGACCCGCGTTTTGCGGAACATCTGGCCATCTACGTCGACGTGGTTCGCGGCGGCAGTTTCTCCAGCGCCGCGCGTCATCGCGGTGTGACGCCATCGGCCATCGTCAGGCAGATCGACGCGCTCGAGCACAGTGTCGGGGTGCCCCTGCTGGTGCGCTCGACCCGCGCGCTCGCGATGACCGATGCCGGAGAACGGCTATTCGAACGCGCGCAGCGGCTGCTCGAAGACCTCGCCGACACGCACGCCGAGATCGCCGCTTTCGATGGTGCGATCGCCGGCGTTCTTCGCCTCGCCTGCTTTCCGACTTTTGGCAAGCGCTACGTGATCCCCACCCTGGAAGCGGTCATGCGGGATCATCCCGGCCTCACGGTCGAGCTCGATCTCACCGAGCGGCTCGCAGATCCCGTGCTGGAACGGCTTGATGCCGTGATCCGGATCGGCGAACTCGCCGACAGCACCCTCATCGCGACCAAGCTGGCATCGCAGAACAGACTCCTGGTCGCCACGCCCGCCTATCTCGATCAGCACGGCATGCCGACCGAAGCGAAAGACCTCACCGGCCATCGGCTGATCGACAAATTGCACGGCGCCGACCTGCTGGGCTGGACGGACGTGCTGGGTCACCCCGCGGGCGCAGCGTCCGGGCCGCAAGCCGTGTTTCGATGCGACGACTTCGAAGCGATGCGGCTCGCGGCACTTGCCGGCGTCGGCATCGCATTGCTGGCAGACTGGGTCGTCGGGACGGATGTCCGCGCCGGTTCATTGACACGAATCCCGCTCGACGGCGAAAGATGGAATGAGGCGAAGGCCGGCGTCTATCTGTTGCGGGCCCTGGCCCAGCCATCTGCCAAACTGACGGTTCTGACTGCCGCGTTGCGAGATGCAATCGGGTCGCCGCCGGTGTGGGCATCATTCCGGCGCCAATGA